One segment of Clavelina lepadiformis chromosome 2, kaClaLepa1.1, whole genome shotgun sequence DNA contains the following:
- the LOC143446534 gene encoding centriolar satellite-associated tubulin polyglutamylase complex regulator 1-like, protein MALTNSEDLADGISSDEYLEKHHVLMYVEDAIGQLLEYKDENAKVISSKFLGDYFRSVHQGAHILFRDYDFIQATPYNRSCFIKCVWNCFRHIANHGELLSIKEYHSLLCLLCHDFPLDMVQRTARIVLMDDALDCLISFTDFLYAFQIQFYYEDYINACKEPYDNLLSGVTVFVPSTDNWQQSQPSNLQTDHDSKHNEGVNSQSLYDAMEKTCLKLSSNTPRPSLQHLHDELCKPPRITFYSLLMAMSKNDDINNEIGFLPNRDSVLEGNDADIIIRH, encoded by the exons ATGGCATTAACAAATTCTGAAGATCTTGCAGATGGGATTTCATCTGATGAATATTTAG AAAAACATCATGTTTTAATGTACGTGGAGGATGCAATAGGTCAATTACTTGAATATAAGGATGAAAATGCCAAAGTTATCAGTTCTAAATTCTTGGGAGATTA TTTTAGAAGTGTACACCAAGGAGCACATATACTCTTCAGAGATTATGATTTCATCCAGGCAACACCATATAACAGATCATGCTTCATCAAATGTGTATGGAACTGTTTTCGACATATTGCTAATCATGGAG AACTATTAAGCATTAAAGAATATCATTCTCTGTTGTGTCTATTGTGTCACGACTTTCCTTTGGATATGGTTCAACGTACGGCTCGGATTGTGCTAATGGATGATGCTTTGGATTGTCTCATTTCATTCACTGACTTCTTGTATGCCTTTCAAATTCAGTTTTATTATGAAG ATTACATCAACGCGTGTAAGGAACCTTACGATAATTTGCTCAGTGGAGTCACTGTGTTTGTTCCCTCAACAGACAATTGGCAACAAAGTCAGCCATCTAATTTGCAGACTGATCATGACTCAAAGCACAATGAAG GCGTGAACAGCCAGTCGCTATACGACGCTATGGAGAAAACTTGCTTGAAGCTGAGCTCAAACACTCCTAGACCTTCCCTACAGCACCTACACGACGAGTTGTGTAAACCGCCCAGGATCACATTTTATAGCTTGCTTATGGCTATGAGCAAAAATGATGACATAAACAACGAAATAG
- the LOC143447339 gene encoding uncharacterized protein LOC143447339 isoform X2 has protein sequence MNRQTFSQRRIVDDYPFQGKGIHDDAEAKSEEIILSDNGKNCTNVLLIILSILQMGAGVVLGIVVAILTSVPRKVAEPLHHPLPVYVPAVVTLLSGFCIVVTTKFINAYMVLSGIFLCMSSGVLCLANLLSTVITALPLYTSFQFYRYNVEQQICTAFTRFPPELNTTLDAGFLFLEVPDCSAVKYTLPQISVIVSVLCSIVSLSAVTSCFVLATLLCPPTLNIFQVKFYMHRTNVT, from the exons ATGAATCGACAAACCTTTTCGCAAAG ACGCATCGTAGATGATTATCCTTTTCAAGGTAAAGGAATCCACGATGATGCAGAGGcgaaaagtgaagaaattattCTCTCTGATAACGGAAAGAATTGCACCAACGTTCTCCTTATCATTCTTTCCATACTACAAATG GGCGCTGGCGTTGTTCTGGGAATAGTTGTAGCAATTTTGACTTCCGTACCTCGCAAAGTCGCCGAGCCACTTCACCACCCTCTGCCCGTCTACGTTCCAGCTGTTGTGACGTTGTTATCCGGTTTCTGCATCGTCGTTACTACAAAGTTTATTAATGCTTACATG GTTTTAAGCGGAATATTTCTCTGCATGAGTTCAGGCGTTTTGTGTCTTGCAAATCTCCTCTCAACAGTTATTACAGCATTGCCCTTGTACACGTCATTCCAATTTTATCGATACAACGTCGAGCAACAAATATGCACGGCATTTACGCGTTTTCCTCCTGAATTAAATACAACTCTCG ATGCTGGATTTCTGTTTTTGGAGGTGCCTGATTGCTCCGCTGTGAAATATACACTTCCTCAGATCTCGGTGATTGTTTCTGTTCTATGTTCAATCGTCTCCTTATCGGCAGTTACCTCCTGCTTTGTACTAGCCACTCTGCTCTGTCCACCAACACTAAACATATTCCAAGTAAAATTTTACATGCATCGCACAAACGTCACCTGA
- the LOC143447339 gene encoding uncharacterized protein LOC143447339 isoform X1 produces MKNLKWSLYVNVILLCRRIVDDYPFQGKGIHDDAEAKSEEIILSDNGKNCTNVLLIILSILQMGAGVVLGIVVAILTSVPRKVAEPLHHPLPVYVPAVVTLLSGFCIVVTTKFINAYMVLSGIFLCMSSGVLCLANLLSTVITALPLYTSFQFYRYNVEQQICTAFTRFPPELNTTLDAGFLFLEVPDCSAVKYTLPQISVIVSVLCSIVSLSAVTSCFVLATLLCPPTLNIFQVKFYMHRTNVT; encoded by the exons atgaaaaatttaaagtggAGTTTATATGTGAACGTAATACTTTTGTGCAGACGCATCGTAGATGATTATCCTTTTCAAGGTAAAGGAATCCACGATGATGCAGAGGcgaaaagtgaagaaattattCTCTCTGATAACGGAAAGAATTGCACCAACGTTCTCCTTATCATTCTTTCCATACTACAAATG GGCGCTGGCGTTGTTCTGGGAATAGTTGTAGCAATTTTGACTTCCGTACCTCGCAAAGTCGCCGAGCCACTTCACCACCCTCTGCCCGTCTACGTTCCAGCTGTTGTGACGTTGTTATCCGGTTTCTGCATCGTCGTTACTACAAAGTTTATTAATGCTTACATG GTTTTAAGCGGAATATTTCTCTGCATGAGTTCAGGCGTTTTGTGTCTTGCAAATCTCCTCTCAACAGTTATTACAGCATTGCCCTTGTACACGTCATTCCAATTTTATCGATACAACGTCGAGCAACAAATATGCACGGCATTTACGCGTTTTCCTCCTGAATTAAATACAACTCTCG ATGCTGGATTTCTGTTTTTGGAGGTGCCTGATTGCTCCGCTGTGAAATATACACTTCCTCAGATCTCGGTGATTGTTTCTGTTCTATGTTCAATCGTCTCCTTATCGGCAGTTACCTCCTGCTTTGTACTAGCCACTCTGCTCTGTCCACCAACACTAAACATATTCCAAGTAAAATTTTACATGCATCGCACAAACGTCACCTGA
- the LOC143447335 gene encoding uncharacterized protein LOC143447335, with the protein MKLIVYFIASVVLSVASTQESHLIKAVLEDIEFKSKKVTGHIPNFHQYEYDDFISPPTTIVNGRFDMYSVGNEVAFWQGNSRPTVLIYGETYSSDDYTLASAAIYPFTVLTWINNLRRDNPYILQTRSFTGYNHEATDETFRGMLAVENYQLTYQVYQISGAIPNPSICEVFFLIENRKAWNSVSIDTFTLLPTGYPPFTITNTVKLESDQQNVMLGYTLYSKANGLGVTQSEVWAALNETLAIISLSDSPNRRPTPSPTPRYRPAKTLRVEEIMAQIDNVAKNIIAVIPFWYSYEYDTENSEIEDGGNDLYDFGNRVRFKKNQELYLRAVYNQVYYFPEFQFFTRTIYPFTALMWIENANGTQSSFTLQVDGNVGADQDGGITLYSATKYEIGKFVLSYKVFQIHSAEDPSVCELYFTVSSEQTWQSGGEYAFQVVSFSDETDEIVNSVKLSGRPQNILLGYMLLSKLEGAVITEKEIRQTLAAMVSGFDLRSNLSPTRNTVETTPITRIPDPSITGLLSMMHYYNSSGDSALEEIAFLYEFAAERIRKWVIRSWYQYQYDDLADPENSIVNGGHDLYNIGNQFIFFEDSMPPILAQYDYIYRFRNYDAIARTTYPFVGLIWIENPDGSNHSYTIQVNSIFAGSERSLAIINGSLTQDKFRMRFWSYQIYSTADDLKPSICEVYFTIHHRQIWNTKGRYRTDFKFSSSPLSASNVFMVTGNPQNVLMGYMLLSKLNGDKITFGTIRAALRRIPLTISEALTSTDTFGPPPSPPPAAPPQNPGGTQLSRVQSFF; encoded by the exons ATGAAGCTGATAGTGTATTTCATTGCATCAGTGGTCCTAAGTGTGGCTAGCACTCAAG AATCGCATCTAATTAAAGCAGTTTTAGAAGACATAgaatttaaatcaaagaaAGTGACAGGACACATTCCTAATTTTCATCAATATGAATACGACGATTTTATTTCACCCCCTACTACCATTGTTAACGGCAGATTCGACATGTATTCAGTTGGAAATGAG GTAGCATTCTGGCAAGGAAATTCCCGCCCAACAGTCTTGATATACGGAGAAACATATTC TTCCGATGATTATACATTAGCAAGCGCGGCAATTTATCCTTTTACTGTATTAACATGGATCAATAATCTCAGACGAGACAATCCTTACATTCTTCAG ACAAGGTCATTTACTGGGTATAACCATGAGGCCACAGACGAAACATTTCGGGGGATGCTCGCCGTTGAAAATTATCAACTTACATATCAAGTCTATCAGATATCAGGCGCCATTCCAAATCCTTCAATATGCGAAGTCTTTTTCTTGATAGAAAATCGAAAG GCTTGGAATTCAGTTTCTATCGACACGTTTACTCTACTGCCCACTGGTTATCCGCCATTCACAATTACCAACACAGTCAAGTTGGAGTCAGACCAGCAAAACGTCATGCTCGGCTATACTTTATATTCAAA GGCCAACGGTCTGGGTGTGACACAATCCGAAGTGTGGGCAGCTTTAAACGAAACTCTTGCTATTATCTCATTAAGTGATTCGCCAAATC GTCGCCCAACTCCATCACCGACTCCACGCTACAGACCGGCCAAAA CATTAAGGGTGGAAGAAATTATGGCACAAATTGATAACGTGGCAAAAAATATCATTGCGGTAATACCGTTCTGGTACAGTTACGAGTACGATACAGAGAATAGTGAAATAGAAGACGGTGGGAATGACCTATATGATTTTGGAAACAGG GTGCGTTTCAAGAAGAATCAAGAATTATATTTGCGAGCAGTTTACAACCAAGTGTATTA CTTTCCAGAATTTCAGTTTTTTACTCGTACCATTTATCCATTCACTGCGCTAATGTGGATAGAAAACGCAAACGGGACACAATCGTCATTCACCTTGCAG GTTGACGGCAACGTTGGGGCAGATCAAGATGGTGGAATAACATTGTACAGTGCAACCAAATATGAAATCGGAAAATTTGTTCTTTCatacaaagtttttcaaatacATTCTGCCGAAGATCCTAGCGTTTGTGAACTTTACTTCACTGTCTCCTCAGAACAg ACATGGCAATCTGGAGGAGAATATGCTTTTCAAGTCGTTTCTTTCAGCGATGAGACTGATGAAATTGTAAATAGCGTTAAACTGTCCGGTCGccctcaaaatattttgttaggGTATATGCTGTTGTCCAA GCTTGAAGGTGCCGTAATTACTGAAAAGGAAATTCGTCAAACTTTGGCTGCTATGGTATCGGGATTTG ATTTACGTTCAAACCTGTCTCCAACACGAAAtaca gtGGAAACGACGCCTATCACCCGGATACCGGATCCGAGTATTACTGGACTCCTAAGCATGATGCATTATTATAACTCGTCAG GAGATTCTGCTTTGGAAGAAATTGCTTTCCTGTACGAATTCGCCGCAGAACGTATTAGGAAATGGGTAATTCGATCATGGTATCAATATCAATACGACGACTTGGCTGACCCCGAAAATTCAATTGTCAATGGCGGTCATGACCTTTACAACATTGGAAATCAG TTCATTTTCTTCGAAGACAGCATGCCGCCCATACTCGCCCAATACGACTATATCTACAG ATTTCGAAACTACGACGCGATTGCCAGAACTACTTATCCATTTGTGGGCCTCATATGGATAGAAAACCCGGATGGATCCAACCATTCCTACACAATACAA GTCAACAGCATTTTCGCTGGAAGTGAAAGATCTTTGGCAATCATCAACGGCTCGCTTACACAGGACAAGTTTAGAATGAGATTCTGGAGTTATCAAATCTACTCAACTGCTGATGATTTAAAACCAAGTATATGCGAAGTCTACTTTACAATCCACCACAGACAA aTATGGAATACTAAAGGGCGCTATCGAACTGACTTCAAGTTTTCATCGTCCCCATTGTCTGCTTCTAACGTATTCATGGTGACCGGCAATCCACAAAACGTTTTGATGGGATACATGTTATTATCAAA ATTGAATGGAGACAAAATAACTTTCGGCACGATTCGGGCGGCTTTGCGAAGAATTCCTCTAACCATCA gTGAAGCGCTTACCTCTACTGATACATTTGGCCCACCTCCATCACCACCACCAGCAGCACCACCACAAAATCCAG GTGGTACACAACTTTCCAGAGTTCAGTCTTTTTTCTGA
- the LOC143447337 gene encoding WD repeat-containing protein 13-like: MGGPSALVWQQVLALDARYNAYRTPHNVQFRTQYIRRRSQLLREYAKNTEPTIRKQYLKIRSQLLSQRYGPISEASSVRSSSIRGSVSHLERMESAIEEKNDCVKKFPNTLPVPTNRADASRAMAGGKSVSENYAFAGMHHIFDDHIGHAATAVKFANDEKNLLAYSSMDGNICICEICPEPKITATLSGHTDGVTDFAWSLSNDLIVSVSSDATLRLWQTNSGKCMRNIASSLVGMAQCAIHCCLFQPVNNNMVVLGNTAGQITVVNISTGKTRKGANAKLSGAVLSMAFDSSGKVLWAGDDKGIIHSFTFDLATGQLRKGHQMVIQAGSSLSSIQSRSWISREARDPSVLVNVAADTLRLFRVTDDRGMLLHKRSFPVKHNKHLIRSVFCPLMSFRQGACVVTASEDMSVCFFDIERASKPCVNRLQGHSAVVIDVSFNCDESMLASCDTEGVLIIWKREQ, from the exons ATGGGCGGGCCTTCCGCGCTGGTATGGCAGCAAGTTCTTGCTCTGGACGCTCGTTACAATGCATATAGGACTCCTCACAATGTTCAGTTTC GAACTCAATATATTCGAAGAAGAAGCCAGCTTCTAAGAGAGTATGCCAAGAAT ACTGAGCCGACAATAAGAAAGCAGTACCTGAAAATACGAAGTCAGTTACTTTCGCAGCGATACGGACCAATTTCTGAAGCAAG TAGTGTGAGAAGCTCTAGTATTCGTGGAAGTGTCTCACATCTGGAGAGAATGGAAAGT GCAATTGAGGAAAAGAATGACTGTGTAAAGAAATTCCCCAACACCCTTCCTGTTCCAACAAATCGAGCAGACGCTAGCAG AGCTATGGCTGGTGGAAAAAGTGTGAGTGAAAATTACGCTTTTGCAGGAATGCATCATATATTTGATGATCACATTGGCCATGCAG CCACAGCAGTAAAATTTGCCAATGATGAAAAAAATCTGCTGGCATATTCATCTATGGATGGTAACATATGCATTTGTGAAATTTGCCCAGAGCCAAAGATTACTGCAACCTTGTCAGGGCACACAGATGGTGTTACCG ATTTTGCTTGGTCATTGTCCAATGATCTCATCGTCTCCGTGTCATCAGATGCAACTTTGAGGTTGTGGCAGACCAACAGTGGAAAATGTATGCGTAATATTGCCAG TTCGTTGGTGGGAATGGCACAGTGTGCAATCCACTGCTGTCTCTTTCAACCGGTGAACAACAACATGGTGGTGCTGGGCAACACTGCTGGACAGATAACAGTTGTCAACATATCAACCGGAAAAACTCGAAAG GGTGCCAATGCTAAGCTATCAGGAGCAGTTTTGAGCATGGCATTCGATTCATCTGGGAAGGTGTTATGGGCCGGTGACGACAAG GGCATAATTCACTCGTTCACTTTTGACCTGGCGACCGGACAATTGCGGAAAGGTCACCAGATGGTCATTCAAGCGGGCAGTTCACTGTCCAGTATACAGTCCCGTTCTTGGATAAGCAGAGAGGCGAGGGACCCATCTGTGTTGGTCAACGTGGCGGCCGACACGCTCCGTCTATTTCG TGTGACTGACGACCGTGGCATGCTGCTACATAAACGGAGCTTTCCAGTCAAACACAACAAGCATTTGATTCGGAGCGTTTTTTGCCCGTTGATGTCATTCCGACAAGGAGCATGTGTCG TGACAGCAAGCGAGGACATGTCCGTATGTTTCTTTGACATCGAGCGAGCGAGCAAGCCGTGCGTGAACCGACTGCAAGGCCACTCAGCAGTTGTTATTGACGTGTCCTTCAATTGTGACGAAAGTATGTTGGCGTCTTGTGATACCGAG GGTGTACTGATAATCTGGAAGCGAGAGCAGTGA
- the LOC143447336 gene encoding tyrosine-protein kinase SYK-like, translated as MDLDGVEYYHGNIRRVDAEDILKDKLPGSFLLRKRHCDNSNAYAISVAFQDQAESKVLHYEIKKNEQNGQFSVTSGSLHPSVFLLCEHYRKEKGGLKKQLLHPVSSAGTTNTSVRRSSNSDTYKNYEWYHGKITREEDGRLLSSAFEDKRKDGIFLVRMKNDTTFVLSLVYQKKVHRYIINQDPHSKDFFLGDSGKRFASIESLLEYHKNISVQETGLQCQPSIPCCQMKTKSPKIRSFQSFARQLRLRLPGNAFEIPWSETGPADDSEQASRRESQFESKIGRFNFNRKTLPKDSIGYYSPYRNIAQAHGSGKSFAPDLCISEKKLQIKEVIGKGNFGNVNLGECDILGQTHPCAVKILSGSDIESNKEELLKEAQIMQRLDHPHIVRLLAVCIPKHNDKNLMMILELAPGGSFREFLMKQNQTSFPEASILLLMKQVADGMAYLAHQNVVHRDLASRNILLVTEMYIKISDFGMSRILQDSENYYTASKPGSWPLRWYAPEALEYYKFTSKTDVWSFGITLWEAMSYGGRPYRGMKGVDLLEMLRMGHRLERPRSCSSAIYSLMLHCWEYVADRRPSFNELLQQLDSFLQTYR; from the coding sequence ATGGATCTTGATGGTGTGGAGTATTATCATGGGAACATACGACGAGTGGATGCCGAAGATATTCTGAAGGATAAACTGCCTGGATCCTTTCTATTACGAAAACGACATTGTGACAACAGTAATGCTTATGCCATTTCTGTAGCGTTTCAGGATCAGGCAGAGTCAAAGGTGCTTCATTATGAGATTAAGAAGAATGAACAAAATGGACAGTTTAGTGTGACCAGTGGAAGTCTGCACCCATCCGTATTCTTACTTTGCGAACATTACAGGAAAGAGAAAGGtggtttaaaaaaacaactacTACACCCTGTCAGTTCTGCTGGTACTACCAATACAAGTGTACGGAGAAGTTCTAACAGTGATACCTACAAAAATTACGAGTGGTATCACGGAAAGATTACACGTGAGGAAGATGGAAGACTTTTATCCAGCGCTTTTGAAGATAAAAGAAAAGATGGCATTTTCTTAGTCCGAATGAAAAATGATACAACATTTGTTTTGAGCCTTGTTTACCAAAAGAAAGTGCATAGATATATTATAAATCAAGACCCCCACTctaaagatttttttcttggtGATAGCGGTAAGAGATTTGCTTCCATTGAGTCTTTGTTGGAATACCATAAAAACATCTCAGTGCAAGAAACTGGTCTCCAGTGCCAACCCTCCATTCCATGCTGCCAGATGAAAACCAAATCACCCAAGATTAGATCTTTCCAAAGTTTTGCTAGGCAGCTAAGATTGCGTCTTCCTGGTAATGCGTTTGAAATTCCCTGGTCGGAAACAGGCCCCGCTGATGACAGCGAACAAGCCAGTCGGCGAGAGAGTCAGTTTGAGTCCAAAATTGGTCGATTTAACTTTAACAGAAAGACCTTACCCAAGGATTCAATTGGATATTACAGTCCATATCGTAATATCGCCCAAGCACACGGCTCAGGTAAATCATTTGCTCCTGATTTATGCATAAGTGAAAAGAAGTTACAGATTAAGGAAGTGATTGGAAAAGGGAATTTTGGGAATGTTAATCTTGGTGAATGTGACATTTTGGGGCAAACGCATCCATGTGCAGTGAAAATCCTATCTGGCAGTGACATAGAATCGAACAAAGAAGAACTGCTGAAGGAAGCACAAATTATGCAAAGACTTGACCACCCACATATTGTTAGGCTACTTGCAGTATGCATACCCAAGCATAATGACAAAAACTTGATGATGATTTTGGAGCTGGCCCCAGGGGGTAGTTTCCGTGAGTTTCTGATGAAGCAAAATCAAACCTCATTCCCAGAGgcttccattttgttgcttATGAAGCAAGTTGCCGATGGAATGGCATACCTGGCTCATCAAAACGTTGTGCATCGCGATTTAGCTTCCAGAAATATTTTGCTGGTCACTGAAATGTACATAAAGATATCCGATTTTGGAATGTCTCGAATACTGCAAGATTCAGAAAATTATTACACTGCAAGCAAGCCGGGGTCATGGCCACTACGTTGGTATGCTCCTGAGGCACTCGAGTATTACAAATTCACCTCCAAGACTGATGTTTGGAGTTTTGGTATTACACTTTGGGAAGCCATGTCTTATGGTGGCCGCCCTTATCGTGGTATGAAAGGTGTTGACTTGCTCGAAATGCTGCGAATGGGACATCGTCTCGAACGACCACGAAGTTGTTCATCTGCCATCTACAGTTTAATGCTTCATTGTTGGGAGTATGTTGCTGATCGAAGACCATCATTTAATGAGTTGCTTCAGCAGTTAGACAGTTTTTTGCAGACATATAGATGA
- the LOC143447338 gene encoding farnesyl pyrophosphate synthase-like has product MNSTNELWSDFENHFEEIVADLSLPPSSSGISWSYQRIKEILEYNVPDGKRTRGLTVVSCYDAISNGQSTKAGRKLALTLGWAVEILQAAFLVADDLMDQSELRRGKNCWYRKNGVGYQAVNDCMVLESCVFTLLRKHFRSLPCYADLVDLFHTVLLRTEMGQSLDMATSEQPEVDFSSFTEEKYSAIIQYKTAYYSFYLPIAVAFYLTGITDEECHKKSCDILVKIGSLFQIQDDYLDVYGDPEITGKIGTDIEDNKCSWLIVKAISIASGEQLKILESCYGKKNGESVKKVKEVFGDLNLVFEFKKYENETYQEIKLEIENFDDTRVPQSVFLSLLNKIYKRKK; this is encoded by the coding sequence ATGAATTCTACAAATGAACTGTGGTCAGATTTTGAAAACCACTTTGAAGAAATTGTAGCTGATCTTTCATTACCACCGTCTAGCAGTGGAATATCTTGGAGTTATCAACGAATCAAAGAAATATTAGAATATAATGTTCCTGATGGAAAACGTACTCGTGGGTTGACAGTTGTAAGTTGTTATGATGCAATATCTAATGGCCAATCCACTAAAGCAGGAAGGAAACTTGCCTTGACACTGGGTTGGGCAGTTGAAATACTTCAAGCTGCTTTTTTGGTAGCAGATGACTTGATGGACCAGTCCGAGTTACGCCGTGGAAAAAATTGCTGGTATCGCAAGAATGGGGTTGGTTATCAAGCGGTTAACGATTGTATGGTTTTGGAATCATGTGTATTCACACTGCTGAGAAAACACTTCCGCAGTTTGCCCTGTTATGCTGATTTGGTTGATCTATTTCACACGGTTCTTTTAAGGACTGAAATGGGCCAAAGTCTGGACATGGCCACTTCAGAGCAGCCTGAAGTTGACTTCTCCAGTTTTACAGAGGAGAAATATTCTGCGATTATTCAGTACAAGACAGCTTACTATTCATTTTATCTGCCAATTGCCGTCGCGTTTTACCTAACTGGTATTACGGATGAGGAATGCCATAAAAAATCATGTGACATACTTGTCAAAATCGGCAGCCTATTTCAAATACAAGATGATTACTTAGATGTCTATGGTGATCCAGAAATCACTGGCAAGATTGGTACTGACATTGAAGATAACAAATGCTCATGGTTGATTGTAAAAGCAATTTCTATTGCATCAGGAGAACAATTGAAAATTCTGGAAAGTTGTTATGGGAAGAAAAACGGGGAAAGTGTGAAGAAAGTGAAAGAAGTTTTTGGGGACTTGaatcttgtttttgaatttaaaaagtatgaaaatgaaacctatcaagaaattaaattggaaattgaaaactttgatGATACACGTGTCCCTCAATCAGTTTTTCTTAGCTTACTTAATAAAATCTATAAgagaaaaaagtaa